From one Burkholderia pyrrocinia genomic stretch:
- a CDS encoding DcrB-related protein, producing MYQMHEGALALPVEWQDKTMNVFVSAATGTEGVSLVITRERLPWGMKFDEYVASEIRKIAKKVPDYAEVSSAKTTVSGRDAHVHEFTWTNNSASIHQQLTMVEYGQITMMLTFTAPGALSDTQREQLNAVIQSLQLHAPI from the coding sequence ATGTACCAGATGCATGAGGGTGCGCTTGCACTGCCGGTCGAGTGGCAAGACAAGACGATGAACGTGTTCGTGTCGGCGGCGACGGGAACCGAAGGCGTCAGCCTGGTGATTACGCGTGAGCGGCTGCCTTGGGGGATGAAGTTCGACGAGTACGTGGCGAGCGAGATTCGCAAGATCGCGAAGAAGGTGCCTGACTATGCCGAGGTGTCGAGCGCGAAGACGACCGTATCGGGCCGCGATGCGCACGTTCACGAGTTTACGTGGACCAACAACAGCGCTTCGATTCATCAGCAATTGACGATGGTCGAGTACGGGCAGATCACGATGATGCTGACCTTTACCGCGCCGGGCGCGTTGAGCGACACGCAGCGTGAGCAGCTCAATGCGGTGATCCAGAGCCTGCAGTTGCATGCCCCGATCTGA